From Dasypus novemcinctus isolate mDasNov1 chromosome 19, mDasNov1.1.hap2, whole genome shotgun sequence, a single genomic window includes:
- the NFILZ gene encoding LOW QUALITY PROTEIN: NFIL3 like protein (The sequence of the model RefSeq protein was modified relative to this genomic sequence to represent the inferred CDS: inserted 1 base in 1 codon): MDLGLLSLEDEPEDQGMTLHRARGRRPAMRRQREFMPEEKKDTIYWEKRRKNNEAAKRSREKRRLNDEAIEGRLALLLEENARLRAELRALKLRFGLLPAVGGWTPPLPAFLWEAPWTGASHPEAQPLPSPPAPHSSLLRPCSLDPGAAGCLGCLVAHRWTGLGTSARSPWELAPSPPKRIDKALQVAFPATLFSYHLLDGQLEPRSELLPYWGLWSPMSTGCQASGPSDVLLTSAADPMGLSXGVICPIPEGLSQPSLPHRLCIQVPSLVQGSLGLGGWPGPH; this comes from the exons ATGGACCTGGGCCTCTTGAGCCTGGAGGATGAGCCTGAAGATCAAGGCATGACCTTGCACAGGGCCCGGGGCAGGCGCCCGGCCATGCGTCGGCAACGAGAGTTCAtgccagaagagaagaaagacacAATTTACTGGGAAAAGCGGCGGAAGAACAATGAGGCGGCCAAGAGATCCCGGGAAAAGAGGCGCCTCAACGACGAGGCCATTGAGGGCAGGCTTGCCCTGCTGTTGGAGGAGAATGCCCGGCTCAGGGCAGAGCTGCGGGCACTCAAGCTTCGCTTTGGCCTCCTGCCTGCCGTTGGGGGCTGGACCCCACCGCTACCGGCCTTTCTGTGGGAGGCCCCCTGGACTGGGGCCTCTCATCCTGAGGCTCAGCCACTCccatctccccctgccccccacagcaGCCTCCTGAGGCCGTGTTCCCTGGACCCCGGAGCTGCAGGATGTCTGGGCTGCTTGGTGGCTCACAGGTGGACTGGCCTGGGTACTTCTGCCAGGTCCCCATGGGAGCTGGCACCCTCTCCCCCCAAAAGAATCGACAAGGCCTTGCAGGTTGCCTTCCCAGCCACCCTCTTCAGTTATCACCTCCTGGATGGGCAATTGGAGCCCAGATCAGAGCTGCTGCCCTACTGGGGTTTGTGGTCACCCATGTCCACTGGATGTCAGGCCTCAGGGCCCTCAGATGTGCTGCTGACATCTGCTGCTGATCCCATGGGACTGT TCGGGGTGATCTGCCCTATTCCTGAGGGCCTGTCTCAGCCTTCTCTACCCCACAGACTATGCATTCAAGTCCCAAGTCTTGTCCAGGGCTCCCTGGGACTGGGAGGGTGGCCGGGGCCGCACTGA